From a region of the Oryza sativa Japonica Group chromosome 6, ASM3414082v1 genome:
- the LOC4341847 gene encoding L-ascorbate oxidase homolog, whose product MEATITRFLVFFFLLLVVAVRGDDPYRFYTWNITFGDIYPLGVKQQGILINGQFPGPQIDAVTNDNIIINVFNNLPSPFLLSWQGIQQRRSSWQDGVYGTNCPIPPGGNFTYIMQFKDQIGSYYYFPSLAFHKAAGGYGGIRVLSRPGIPVPFAPPAGDFTILAGDWFKLNHTDLQGILDSGNDLPPPDGLLINGQGWNGNRFTVDQGKTYRFRVSNVGIATSVNIRIQGHSLLLVEVEGSHTVQSTYTSIDVHLGQSYSFLVTADQPPQDYSIIVSTRFTNPVLTTTAVLHYSNSNGALSTVAPPPAPTIQIDWSLNQARSIRWNLTASGPRPNPQGSYHYGLVNTTRTIRLANSRASINGKLRYAVNSVSFIPADTPLKVADFYNIQGVFALGSMPDNPTGGGAYLQTAVMAANMRDYVEVIFENSENFVQSWHIDGYAFWVVGMDGGQWTPASRQSYNLRDAVARYTLQVYPQSWTAIYMPLDNVGMWNIRSESWARQYLGQQFYLRVYSPANSWRDENPIPKNALLCGRASGRRTRPL is encoded by the exons ATGGAGGCCACCATTACCCGCttcctcgtcttcttcttcctcctcctcgtcgtcgcggtCAGAGGCGACGACCCTTACAGGTTCTACACCTGGAACATCACCTTCGGCGACATCTACCCTCTCGGCGTCAAGCAGCAG GGGATACTGATCAACGGCCAGTTCCCGGGGCCTCAGATCGACGCGGTCACCAACGACAACATCATCATCAATGTCTTCAACAACCTGCCTTCCCCGTTCCTCCTCTCATG GCAAGGAATTCAACAGAGGAGGAGCTCATGGCAAGACGGGGTGTATGGTACAAACTGCCCGATCCCTCCGGGTGGCAATTTCACTTACATCATGCAGTTCAAGGACCAAATTGGGAGCTACTACTACTTTCCTTCCCTTGCATTCCATAAGGCTGCTGGTGGGTATGGTGGTATCAGGGTCCTTAGCCGCCCGGGGATCCCGGTTCCATTTGCACCCCCTGCTGGCGATTTCACCATATTGGCCGGTGACTGGTTCAAGCTCAATCACACT GATTTGCAAGGCATTCTGGACAGTGGTAATGACCTTCCACCCCCTGATGGGCTTCTTATCAATGGCCAAGGCTGGAACGGCAACAGGTTTACAGTAGACCAAG GGAAAACTTACCGTTTTAGGGTATCGAATGTGGGCATAGCAACATCAGTGAACATAAGGATTCAAGGTCATTCCTTGCTGCTGGTTGAGGTGGAGGGATCACACACCGTGCAGAGCACATACACATCGATTGATGTCCATCTAGGCCAGTCCTACTCATTCCTCGTGACGGCTGATCAGCCACCCCAGGACTACAGCATTATTGTCTCGACCCGTTTCACCAATCCTGTGCTCACCACTACTGCTGTCCTCCACTACAGCAATTCAAACGGTGCCCTTTCTACGGTAGCACCACCCCCAGCACCAACAATCCAGATTGATTGGTCTCTCAATCAGGCTAGATCAATTCG ATGGAATCTGACGGCGAGTGGACCAAGGCCGAACCCTCAGGGCTCATACCATTATGGCCTTGTCAACACTACAAGAACCATCAGACTTGCGAACTCAAGGGCTAGCATAAATGGCAAGCTGAGATACGCGGTCAACAGCGTGTCCTTCATTCCAGCTGACACTCCTCTCAAGGTTGCCGACTTCTACAACATTCAGGGTGTGTTCGCTCTGGGGAGCATGCCTGACAACCCAACCGGAGGTGGCGCCTACCTGCAGACAGCAGTCATGGCAGCCAACATGCGAGACTACGTTGAAGTCATCTTTGAGAACTCTGAAAACTTTGTGCAGTCATGGCACATTGACGGTTACGCATTCTGGGTTGTCGG GATGGATGGAGGACAATGGACACCTGCGAGTCGCCAGAGCTACAACCTTAGAGACGCAGTTGCTCGGTACACATTACAG GTGTATCCTCAATCATGGACTGCAATTTACATGCCTTTGGATAATGTGGGGATGTGGAACATCAGGTCAGAGAGCTGGGCTAGACAGTACCTCGGCCAACAATTCTACCTCCGGGTCTACTCTCCGGCGAACTCATGGCGGGACGAGAACCCGATCCCAAAGAACGCGCTCCTCTGCGGTCGGGCCTCGGGGCGCCGGACCAGGCCTCTCTGA